The following are encoded together in the Anoplopoma fimbria isolate UVic2021 breed Golden Eagle Sablefish chromosome 13, Afim_UVic_2022, whole genome shotgun sequence genome:
- the snrnp200 gene encoding U5 small nuclear ribonucleoprotein 200 kDa helicase produces MADVTARSLQYEYKANSNLVLQADRSLIDRTRRDEPNGEVLSLVGKLEGTKMGDKAQRTKPQKLEERRDKRRKRDEDRHDINKMKGFTLLSEGIDEMVGIVYKPKTKETRETYEVLLSFIHAALGDQPRDILCGAADEVLAVLKNDKMRDKERRREVEQLLGPADDTRYHVLVNLGKKISDYGGDKDLQNMDDNIDETYGVNVQFESDEEEGDEDQFGEVRDEHSDEDSEGEEAGVGCALSANLGATGDVMTAKKKDLHPRDIDAFWLQRQLSRFYDDAIVSQKKADEVLEILKTASDDRECENQLVLLLGFNTFDFIKILRQHRRMIQYCTMLASAQSEAEKERIIGKMESDQELSKILYQLQETEKEDIIREERSRRERLRKSRVDDLEAMDIDHGESMATRQLLDLDDLAFTQGSHFMANKRCQLPDGSFRKQRKGYEEVHVPALKPKPFADDEVLVPIEKLPKYAQAGFEGFKTLNRIQSKLYKTALETDENLLVCAPTGAGKTNVALMAMLREIGKHINLDGTINVDDFKIIYIAPMRSLVQEMVGSFSKRLASYGITVSELTGDHQLCKEEINATQIIVCTPEKWDIITRKGGERTYTQLVRLIIIDEIHLLHDDRGPVLESLVARTIRNVELTQEDVRLLGLSATLPNYEDVATCLRVDPAKGLFYFDNSFRPVPLEQTYVGITEKKAIKRFQIMNEIVYEKIMEHAGKNQVLVFVHSRKETGKTARAIRDMCLEKDTLGLFLREGSASTEVLRTEAEQCKNLELKDLLPYGFAIHHAGMTRVDRTLVEDLFADRHIQVLVSTATLAWGVNLPAHTVIIKGTQVYSPEKGRWTELGALDILQMLGRAGRPQYDTKGEGILITSHGELQYYLSLLNQQLPIESQMVCKLPDMLNAEIVLGNVQTVKDAVNWLGYTYLYVRMLRNPTLYGVSHDDRSADPLLERRRMDLVHTAANVLDKNSLVKYDKRTGSFQVTDLGRIASHFYITHDSIQTYNQLLKPTLSEIELFRVFSLSSEFRNINVREEEKLELQKLLERVPIPVKESIEEPSAKINVLLQAYISQLKLEGFALMADMVYVTQSAGRLMRAIFEIVLNRGWAQLTDKTMNLCKMIDKRMWQSMSPLRQFKKLPEEVIKKIEKKNFPFERLYDLNHNEIGELIRMPKMGKTIHKYVHQFPKLDLAVHLQPITRSTLKVELTITPDFQWDDKIHASSEAFWILVEDVDSEVILHHEYFLLKAKYAQDEHLVTFFVPVFEPLPPQYFIRVVSDRWLSCETQLPVSFRHLILPEKYPPPTELLDLQPLPVTALRNSAFEALYQNKFPFFNPIQTQVFNAVYNSDDNVFVGAPTGSGKTICAEFAILRMLLHNAEGRCVYITPMEALAEQVFVDWHQKFQDILNKKVVLLTGETSTDLKLLGKGDIIVSTPDKWDILSRRWKQRKNVQNVSLFIVDETHLIGGENGPVLEVICSRMRYISSQIERPIRIVALSSSLSNAKDVAHWLGCSTTATFNFHPNVRPVPLELHIQGFNVSHTQTRLLSMAKPVYHAIMRHSPSKPAVVFVPSRRQTRLTAIDILTFCAADVVPQRFLHCTEKDLAPFLEKINDSTLKETLANGVGYLHEGLSATERRIVEQLFNSGAVQVVVSSRSLCWGINISAHLVIVMDTQYYNGKIHAYVDYPIYDVLQMVGKANRPMLDDEGRCVIMCQGSKKDFFKKFLYEPLPVESHLDHCLHDHFNAEIVTKTVENKQDAVDYLTWTFLYRRMTQNPNYYNLQGMSHRHLSDHLSELVEHTLHDLEQSKCISIEDEMDVAPLNLGMIAAYYYINYTTIELFSMSLNAKTKIRGLIEIISNAAEYNNIPIRHHEDALLRQLAQKVPHKLNNPKFNDPHVKTNLLLQAHLSRMQLSAELQSDTEDILSKAVRLIQACVDVLSSNGWLSPALAAMELAQMVTQAMWSKDSYLKQLPFFTSEHIKRCTDKGVESIFDIMEMEDEDRTALLQLSDVQMADVARFCNRYPNIELSYEVAEKDNIKSGSPVLVQVQLEREEEVTGPVIAPLFPQKREEGWWVVIGDPKSNSLISIKRLTLQQKAKVKLDFVAPAMGVHNYTLYFMSDAYMGCDQEYKFSADVKEADSDGDSDSD; encoded by the exons AACTCGAACTTGGTGTTGCAAGCCGATCGCTCCCTGATCGACCGCACACGGAGAGATGAACCCAACGGAGAGGTGCTGTCCCTGGTGGGGAAGCTCGAGGGGACCAAGATGGGCGACAAGGCTCAGAGGACTAAACCCCAGAAGCTGGAGGAGAGACGGGACAA GAGGCgaaaaagagatgaagacaGACACGACATCAACAAAATGAAGGGTTTTACTCTTCTGTCTGAAGGCATTGATGAAATGGTGGGCATCGTGTATAAGCCCAAAACCAAAGAAACTAGAGAGACCTATGAAGTGTTGCTTAGCTTCATCCATGCTGCTTTGGGAGATCAG CCACGTGATATTCTGTGTGGAGCTGCGGATGAAGTATTAGCAGTGTTGAAGAATGATAAAATGAGGGACAAGGAAAGGCGGCGTGAAGTAGAGCAGCTTCTTGGGCCTGCTGATGACACCCGCTACCATGTGTTGGTTAATTTGGGCAAGAAGATCTCCGACTACGGAGGGGACAAGGACTTACAGAATATGG ATGACAACATCGATGAAACATACGGTGTGAATGTCCAGTTTGAATCAGATGAGGAG GAGGGGGATGAAGACCAGTTTGGGGAGGTACGAGACGAACACTCGGATGAAGacagtgagggagaggaggcagGTGTGGGCTGCGCTCTTTCTGCCAAC CTTGGTGCCACAGGTGACGTGATGACGGCAAAGAAAAAAGATCTACATCCTCGAGACATCGATGCCTTCTGGCTCCAGCGTCAGCTCAGCCGTTTCTATGACGATGCCATTGTCTCCCAAAAGAAAGCTGATGAAGTGTTAGAAATCCTCAAG ACTGCAAGTGATGATAGAGAATGTGAGAACCAGTTGGTGTTGCTGCTGGGCTTCAACACCTTTGATTTCATCAAAATCCTCCGTCAGCATCGTCGCATGA TCCAGTATTGTACCATGCTGGCAAGTGCTCAGAGTGAGGCAGAAAAGGAGCGGATCATTGGAAAGATGGAGTCTGATCAGGAACTGTCGAAGATCCTTTATCAGCTgcaagagacagagaaggaggatATAATTCGG GAGGAGCGATCTCGCAGGGAGAGGTTGAGGAAGTCCCGTGTTGACGACTTGGAAGCGATGGACATTGACCATGGAGAG TCAATGGCCACTCGACAGTTGCTAGACCTTGATGACCTGGCCTTTACCCAGGGGAGCCATTTCATGGCCAACAAGCGTTGCCAGCTGCCAGACGGCTCTTTTCGTAAACAGCGCAAAGGTTATGAGGAAGTCCATGTGCCCGCCCTCAAACCCAAGCCCTTTGCTGATGATGAG GTGCTTGTTCCCATTGAGAAGTTGCCTAAGTATGCACAGGCTGGATTTGAAGGATTCAAAACCCTGAACCGCATCCAGAGCAAACTGTATAAGACAGCCTTGGAGACAGATGAGAACCTTCTTGTGTGTGCACCTACG GGAGCTGGTAAGACCAATGTTGCTTTGATGGCAATGCTGAGAGAAATTGGAAAGCACATAAACCTGGATGGAACCATCAATGTGGACGACTTCAAAATCATCTACATTGCACCCATGCGCTCACTAGTACAGGAGATGGTGGGAAGTTTCAGTAAG CGCTTGGCAAGTTACGGCATCACAGTGTCTGAGCTGACAGGAGACCACCAGCTCTGTAAAGAGGAGATTAACGCCACTCAAATCATTGTCTGCACCCCTGAGAAGTGGGACATCATCACCCGTAAGGGCGGAGAGCGTACCTACACCCAGCTAGTGCGGCTCATTATCATT GATGAAATCCACCTGCTGCACGATGACCGTGGACCCGTGTTGGAATCTCTGGTGGCAAGAACCATCCGCAATGTGGAGCTGACCCAGGAGGATGTGCGTCTGCTGGGCCTCAGTGCCACGCTGCCCAACTATGAGGATGTGGCGACCTGCCTGCGTGTAGATCCCGCCAAGGGACTCTTCTACTTTGACAACAG TTTCCGCCCTGTGCCCCTTGAGCAGACTTATGTGGGCATCACAGAGAAGAAGGCCATCAAGCGTTTCCAGATCATGAATGAGATTGTCTATGAAAAGATCATGGAGCATGCTGGAAAGAACCAG GTGCTAGTATTTGTCCACTCCAGGAAGGAGACGGGAAAAACAGCAAGGGCCATAAGAGACATGTGTTTGGAGAAGGACACCCTCGGTCTGTTTCTCAGAGAAGGTTCCGCATCTACTGAAGTGTTGAGAACTGAGGCTGAGCAGTGCAAG AACCTCGAACTGAAGGATTTGCTGCCCTATGGCTTCGCTATCCACCACGCTGGTATGACCAGAGTGGACCGTACGCTGGTAGAGGATCTGTTTGCTGATCGACACATCCAGGTTCTGGTGTCCACAGCTACTCTGGCTTGGGGTGTCAACCTGCCGGCACACACTGTCATCATCAAAGGCACTCAGGTGTACAGTCCAGAGAAAGGCCGATGGACTGAGCTCGGAGCCCTGGACATTTTGCAG ATGCTTGGTCGAGCCGGCCGTCCCCAGTACGACACCAAGGGAGAGGGAATCCTGATCACGTCCCATGGAGAGCTGCAGTACTATCTGTCCCTGCTCAACCAGCAGCTGCCCATAGAGAGTCAGATGGTGTGCAAGCTGCCTGACATGCTCAATGCTGAGATCGTATTGGGAAATGTGCAGACTGTTAAG GACGCTGTGAACTGGCTCGGCTACACCTACCTGTATGTGCGCATGCTGCGTAACCCCACCCTGTATGGCGTCTCCCACGATGACCGGAGTGCAGATCCTCTGCTGGAGAGACGCAGGATGGACCTGGTGCACACCGCAGCCAATGTCCTGGACAAGAACAGTCTTGTTAAATATGACAAGAGGACTGGCAGCTTCCAG GTTACAGACCTTGGACGCATTGCCAGTCACTTCTACATCACCCATGACTCCATTCAAACTTACAACCAGCTGCTGAAGCCCACTCTCAGTGAGATTGAACTTTTCAGAGTCTTTTCACTTTCCTCAGAGTTCAGGAACATCAACGTGAGAGAG GAGGAGAAGTTGGAGCTTCAGAAGCTGCTGGAAAGAGTTCCCATTCCTGTCAAGGAAAGCATTGAGGAGCCCAGTGCTAAG ATCAACGTGCTGCTCCAGGCGTACATCTCTCAACTCAAACTGGAAGGCTTTGCTCTCATGGCTGACATGGTGTATGTTACACAG AGTGCCGGAAGGTTAATGCGAGCCATATTTGAGATTGTTCTCAATCGTGGCTGGGCTCAACTGACGGACAAGACCATGAATCTTTGCAAGATGATTGACAAGAGAAT GTGGCAGTCGATGTCTCCACTGCGACAGTTCAAGAAGCTGCCAGAGGAGGTAATCAAGAAGATTGAGAAGAAGAACTTCCCCTTTGAGCGTCTCTATGACCTCAACCACAATGAGATCG GTGAGCTGATCCGAATGCCAAAAATGGGGAAGACCATCCACAAATATGTTCACCAGTTCCCCAAACTGGACCTGGCTGTCCATCTGCAGCCCATCACGCGCTCTACACTGAAAGTGGAGCTCACCATCACACCTGACTTCCAGTGGGATGACAAG ATTCATGCATCATCTGAGGCTTTCTGGATCCTGGTTGAGGATGTGGACAGTGAGGTGATCCTCCACCACGAGTACTTCCTGCTCAAGGCCAAGTACGCCCAGGACGAACACCTTGTGACTTTCTTTGTCCCTGTGTTCGAGCCACTGCCTCCACAGTACTTCATCCGCGTAGTCTCAGACCGATGGCTCT CCTGTGAGACTCAGCTCCCAGTGTCCTTCCGTCATCTGATCCTCCCAGAGAAGTACCCCCCACCTACTGAGCTGCTGGACCTGCAGCCGCTGCCCGTCACTGCTCTCAGGAACTCCGCCTTTGAGGCTCTCTACCAGAACAAATTCCCGTTCTTCAACCCCATTCAAACACAAG TGTTCAACGCTGTGTACAACAGTGATGATAATGTGTTTGTTGGAGCTCCAACTGGCAGTGGAAAGACCATCTGTGCCGAGTTTGCTATTCTGAGGATGCTGCTGCACAACGCAGAAGGTCGCTGCGTCTACATCACCCCAATGGAAGCATTGGCTGAACAG GTGTTTGTCGACTGGCACCAGAAGTTCCAGGACATCCTGAACAAAAAGGTGGTGCTGCTGACAGGAGAAACTAGCACAGATCTGAAGCTCTTGGGAAAAGGTGACATCATTGTCAGTACCCCCGACAAATGGGACATCCTGTCTCGCCGCTGGAAGCAGAGGAAGAACGTCCAGAACGTCAGCCTTTTCATTGTGGATGAGACACACCTCATCGGAGGAGAAAATGGA CCCGTGTTGGAGGTCATCTGCTCCAGGATGAGGTACATCTCCTCTCAGATTGAGCGCCCCATCCGTATCGTGGCCCTCAGCTCATCTTTGTCCAACGCCAAAGATGTGGCCCACTGGCTGGGCTGCAGCACCACAGCCACATTCAACTTCCACCCCAACGTCAGACCGGTGCCCCTGGAGCTGCACATCCAG GGCTTCAATGTGAGTCACACTCAGACTCGCCTGCTGTCCATGGCTAAGCCAGTATACCACGCCATCATGAGGCACTCTCCCTCCAAGCCGGCCGTGGTGTTCGTCCCATCCCGAAGACAGACTCGTCTCACAGCCATCGACATCCTCACTTTCTGTGCTGCTGACGTGGTTCCTCAGAG gTTCTTGCATTGCACCGAGAAAGACCTTGCTCCGTTCCTGGAGAAAATAAACGACTCAACTCTTAAAGAGACTCTGGCCAACGGCGTGGGCTACCTGCACGAGGGCCTGTCTGCAACCGAACGCAGAATAGTGGAGCAGCTCTTCAACTCAG gTGCTGTTCAGGTGGTAGTGTCCTCTCGTTCACTCTGCTGGGGCATCAACATCTCTGCACACCTCGTCATTGTCATGGACACACAGTACTACAATGGCAAAATCCATGC CTATGTGGACTATCCCATATACGACGTCCTCCAGATGGTGGGCAAGGCGAACAGACCGATGCTGGATGATGAGGGACGCTGCGTGATCATGTGTCAGGGTTCCAAGAAG GACTTCTTCAAGAAGTTCCTGTACGAGCCGCTGCCGGTGGAGTCTCATTTGGACCACTGCCTCCATGATCACTTCAATGCCGAGATTGTCACCAAGACTGTGGAGAACAAGCAGGACGCTGTGGACTACCTGACCTGGACATTCCTCTACCGTCGTATGACCCAGAACCCCAACTACTACAACTTGCAAG GCATGTCCCATCGTCATCTGTCAGACCACCTGTCTGAGCTGGTGGAACACACGCTACATGACCTGGAGCAGTCCAAGTGCATCAGCATTGAGGATGAGATGGACGTAGCACCGCTCAATTTGGGCATGATTGCTGCCTACTACTACATCAACTACACCACCATCG AGTTGTTCAGCATGTCCCTGAATGCCAAGACAAAGATCCGTGGATTAATTGAGATCATCTCCAATGCTGCCGAATACAATAACATTCCCATTAGACATCACGAGGATGCACTTCTCcgacag ttggcACAGAAAGTGCCGCACAAACTGAACAACCCCAAGTTCAACGACCCCCACGTGAAGACAAACCTGCTGCTGCAAGCCCACCTCTCCAGGATGCAGCTGAGTGCGGAGCTGCAGTCAGACACAGAGGATATCCTGAGCAAG GCGGTTCGTCTGATCCAGGCCTGCGTTGATGTGCTGTCCAGTAACGGCTGGCTGAGTCCTGCACTGGCCGCCATGGAGCTGGCCCAGATGGTCACCCAGGCCATGTGGTCCAAGGACTCGTACCTCAAACAGCTGCCCTTCTTCACCTCAGAGCACATCAAGCGCTGTACAGATAAG GGTGTGGAGAGTATCTTTGACATCATGGAGATGGAGGATGAAGACAGAACTGCTTTGCTGCAGCTCTCAGACGTCCAGATGGCCGACGTGGCTCGATTCTGTAACCGCTACCCCAACATCGAGCTGTCGTATGAAGTAGCAGAAAAGGACAACATCAAGAG TGGCAGTCCAgttctggttcaggttcagctggagagagaggaggaggtgaccGGACCCGTCATCGCACCTCTCTTCCCACAG AAACGTGAGGAGGGCTGGTGGGTGGTGATCGGAGACCCCAAGTCTAACAGCCTTATCTCTATCAAGAGGCTGACCCTCCAGCAGAAAGCAAAG GTCAAGCTGGACTTTGTTGCACCAGCGATGGGCGTTCACAACTACACCCTGTACTTCATGAGTGACGCATACATGGGCTGTGATCAGGAGTACAAGTTCAGCGCGGATGTGAAGGAGGCTGACAGTGATGGAGACAGTGACTCAGACTAA